The Natronoglycomyces albus genome has a segment encoding these proteins:
- a CDS encoding His/Gly/Thr/Pro-type tRNA ligase C-terminal domain-containing protein has protein sequence MISSSIIDLEHDERPGAKFADVELIGLPYRFTIGARGPKEGTVEFTQRGTATTSPLPIDQAAPHLMSLLAKS, from the coding sequence TTGATTAGCTCTAGCATCATAGACCTCGAGCACGACGAGCGCCCCGGAGCGAAATTCGCCGATGTGGAACTGATCGGGTTGCCCTACCGTTTCACCATCGGCGCACGTGGACCCAAGGAGGGGACGGTCGAATTCACCCAGCGAGGTACCGCAACCACCTCACCGTTGCCGATTGACCAGGCCGCACCACACCTGATGTCCCTCCTCGCCAAGTCCTAA
- a CDS encoding L-lactate permease: MAAVSPLVIALLATAVFRRPAHLAALFGIAVTIAVVVFVPNFTTSATELTRALAAAGLISLSAAAVIVPGLYLNQQLTERHIHTRLVEWTDALPLRAPQKSALIVVGVAPALESMTGFGMSLLVTVPLLMAVTRRETALRQSLLSMNIMPWGTLGLATLVGSTLSGQELGALALSTAVVSMLVFPLFGALSSAMAVVNNSSERRRAIVSGSMLGSVFSLALLGMNWLGFVELAGVCAGIATVLVGLWLFAPSKALILPPREAMRPYALIFSLVVLLRVAPLVGIPVDAAALNAGNVAFNPLTSPGIALVATVLILGRGRLRTDHVHATALRAWKPILTLTTFTVMAQVMVASSMVTSISESLPVDNPLLYLFVAVLIGMASGYLTGSGVGGNALMLPMQSGIGAQMGHPLLFSAVQNSAAGHTVFASMPIVLLTLAIAGEGKKGEDTQLVRFSLMTSVGVYAALLLGSAGLYVLL, encoded by the coding sequence ATGGCGGCGGTAAGTCCATTGGTCATAGCTCTACTGGCCACTGCGGTTTTCCGCCGACCCGCGCACCTAGCTGCCCTATTTGGCATCGCAGTCACCATCGCCGTGGTCGTGTTCGTACCCAACTTCACCACTAGCGCAACGGAACTGACCCGTGCGCTCGCCGCCGCCGGACTCATTTCGTTGAGCGCTGCGGCCGTCATCGTTCCCGGTCTCTATCTCAACCAACAGCTCACCGAACGTCATATACACACCCGATTGGTCGAATGGACCGATGCTCTGCCATTGCGGGCGCCCCAGAAATCCGCGCTCATTGTCGTGGGCGTCGCCCCCGCGTTGGAATCGATGACAGGCTTCGGCATGTCCCTGCTCGTGACCGTGCCGCTACTCATGGCCGTCACCCGACGCGAGACTGCGTTGCGGCAGTCCCTATTGAGCATGAACATCATGCCGTGGGGGACTCTTGGGCTGGCCACATTGGTCGGTTCGACCCTGTCTGGTCAAGAGTTGGGCGCGCTCGCGCTGAGCACTGCGGTCGTCAGCATGCTCGTGTTCCCCCTGTTCGGGGCGCTCAGCTCTGCCATGGCCGTTGTCAACAATTCAAGCGAACGACGTCGCGCCATCGTCTCCGGCTCCATGCTCGGATCGGTGTTTTCCCTGGCTCTACTGGGGATGAACTGGCTCGGGTTCGTCGAGTTGGCGGGAGTATGCGCCGGAATAGCCACTGTTCTGGTCGGACTGTGGCTCTTCGCGCCTAGTAAGGCACTCATTCTCCCCCCGCGGGAAGCAATGCGACCATATGCGCTTATCTTTTCGCTTGTCGTCCTCCTCCGAGTCGCGCCGCTGGTCGGAATTCCCGTCGACGCAGCTGCTCTCAATGCCGGGAACGTGGCTTTCAATCCGCTAACGTCTCCAGGCATCGCCCTGGTGGCCACAGTCCTCATTCTCGGACGAGGTCGTCTACGGACGGACCATGTACACGCCACGGCTCTAAGGGCGTGGAAGCCCATTCTGACGCTTACCACCTTCACTGTCATGGCACAGGTAATGGTCGCCAGCAGCATGGTTACTTCCATCAGCGAAAGCCTGCCCGTTGACAATCCGCTCTTGTATCTCTTCGTGGCCGTGCTCATCGGCATGGCGTCGGGATACTTGACCGGCTCCGGAGTCGGAGGTAACGCACTGATGTTGCCGATGCAGTCAGGCATCGGAGCACAGATGGGGCATCCGCTGCTTTTCTCCGCCGTCCAGAACTCCGCGGCAGGACACACGGTTTTTGCCTCGATGCCGATAGTTCTGCTCACTCTCGCGATTGCCGGCGAGGGCAAGAAAGGGGAGGACACTCAGCTGGTGCGCTTTAGCCTGATGACATCGGTAGGTGTCTATGCCGCACTCCTCCTCGGCAGCGCGGGGCTCTACGTGCTGCTTTAA
- a CDS encoding iron-containing redox enzyme family protein produces MKTSNTSLDSGAQQQARSVLGGRLSSPVTESVDQLYEHYFPPVPAYEGLPSELHAFVHTDTESRRKQLNELRGNHQEYGRFLHSCLGEIYTNIFGYHDGPSASVPDDDLEVAMFSARIQLEREVLTHWLPFPDVPRFENQETAADYLDELADTNAGVHHPLFDYLATDAPRENLDMFLRGETIRNEIVDDEVALLTVGLQGTQKAVVAANLWDECGRGKLENFHTFWLRRLIEASPGGWEGFADYRSSHPWFAKITSNTNAMLLTRPAYVQQAYGCFLIFESWVAPHFRKILAAMDRLHIHDDDIRIYFAAHVAVDPRHAEELADGLRFQRPRMTPEEIHKVVQGAHLAAEAGRIQYDHWLSFFTGQPLYKGKDSSV; encoded by the coding sequence ATGAAAACCAGCAATACTTCGCTCGACAGTGGAGCACAACAGCAGGCCCGCAGTGTCCTCGGCGGAAGGCTCTCCTCCCCTGTAACGGAATCGGTCGACCAGCTTTACGAGCATTACTTTCCGCCAGTTCCCGCCTATGAGGGGCTGCCCAGCGAGCTGCATGCCTTCGTCCACACCGATACGGAAAGCCGTCGCAAGCAGCTGAACGAGCTGCGCGGCAATCACCAGGAGTACGGCCGCTTTCTACACAGCTGTCTCGGGGAGATCTACACCAATATCTTCGGTTACCACGACGGTCCCAGCGCTTCCGTGCCCGACGACGACCTCGAGGTAGCGATGTTCTCAGCCCGCATCCAACTAGAGCGCGAAGTCCTCACCCATTGGCTGCCATTCCCCGATGTCCCCCGCTTCGAAAATCAAGAGACTGCCGCCGACTACCTCGACGAGCTGGCCGACACCAACGCTGGCGTTCATCACCCCCTGTTCGACTATCTCGCCACCGATGCGCCCCGCGAGAATCTGGATATGTTCCTGAGAGGAGAAACTATTCGCAACGAGATCGTCGACGACGAAGTCGCCCTGCTTACCGTTGGGCTGCAAGGAACACAGAAAGCGGTCGTGGCCGCAAATCTGTGGGACGAATGCGGGCGCGGCAAGCTGGAAAACTTCCATACGTTCTGGCTGCGCCGCCTCATCGAGGCTTCACCCGGCGGATGGGAGGGCTTCGCCGACTATCGCAGTAGCCACCCTTGGTTCGCCAAGATCACCTCCAATACCAACGCGATGCTGCTAACTAGGCCGGCCTATGTGCAGCAGGCATATGGCTGCTTCCTCATATTTGAAAGCTGGGTCGCGCCGCATTTTAGAAAGATTCTGGCGGCCATGGACCGCCTCCATATCCACGACGACGACATTCGAATCTACTTCGCCGCTCACGTAGCCGTAGACCCTCGTCATGCCGAAGAACTAGCCGATGGGCTTCGCTTCCAACGACCAAGAATGACACCTGAGGAAATCCACAAAGTGGTACAAGGCGCACACCTTGCCGCCGAGGCCGGACGAATCCAGTACGATCATTGGTTGTCCTTCTTCACCGGACAGCCATTGTACAAAGGCAAGGACAGCTCAGTTTGA
- the sbnB gene encoding 2,3-diaminopropionate biosynthesis protein SbnB — protein sequence MSTFHLVSGPTAADILNEDLNHVRNLVADTYQAHESGSTVNPDSYFLRFPAKPDSRAIALPAFLDDHNGNFGIKWISSFPSNVQAGAARASAVVILNDYTNGHPIACLEASAISAARTAASAALAAEVLFRTDEQSPARTVGVIGAGVISRTIVRHLLATKVRVKELTCFDVNAQRSSAFAQDIATEMTVPTRVAANLDEACRADLVIFATTAARPYVTAEMDLFKPGQVLLNVSLRDLAPEILIASHNVVDDVEHCLKANTTPHLLEQQLGHRDFIAGTIGEVVGKKLKVDHDRPIVFSPFGLGVLDIAVAAYVLEQALARNATLSVPDFLAP from the coding sequence ATGTCTACCTTCCACCTCGTATCCGGTCCCACAGCAGCCGATATTCTCAATGAAGACCTCAACCATGTCCGCAACCTCGTTGCGGACACTTATCAGGCACATGAGTCCGGTTCCACTGTCAATCCCGACAGTTACTTCCTACGATTCCCCGCCAAGCCCGACAGTCGCGCCATCGCACTCCCGGCCTTCCTTGACGATCACAATGGAAATTTCGGCATCAAGTGGATTTCCAGCTTTCCGTCCAATGTTCAAGCCGGAGCCGCCCGCGCCTCGGCCGTGGTGATACTCAACGACTATACGAACGGACACCCGATCGCGTGTCTGGAAGCTTCCGCGATTAGCGCGGCCCGTACAGCCGCCTCCGCTGCCCTCGCAGCCGAGGTCCTCTTCAGGACCGACGAGCAAAGCCCCGCCCGCACTGTCGGTGTTATCGGGGCGGGAGTCATCTCTCGCACCATCGTCAGGCATCTACTAGCCACAAAGGTCCGAGTCAAGGAACTGACGTGCTTCGATGTGAACGCCCAACGCTCAAGTGCGTTCGCCCAGGACATCGCTACCGAAATGACCGTGCCTACGCGAGTTGCCGCGAACTTGGACGAGGCATGCCGAGCAGACCTGGTCATATTTGCCACCACGGCTGCCAGGCCCTACGTGACGGCCGAGATGGATCTGTTCAAACCCGGGCAAGTGCTCTTGAATGTCTCGTTGCGCGACCTAGCGCCCGAGATTCTGATTGCTTCGCACAACGTCGTCGACGACGTCGAGCACTGTCTCAAAGCCAACACCACACCTCACCTACTCGAACAACAGTTGGGCCACCGCGACTTCATAGCTGGGACCATCGGCGAAGTTGTCGGGAAGAAACTGAAAGTCGACCATGACCGCCCCATCGTCTTCTCCCCCTTCGGTCTAGGCGTCCTTGATATTGCAGTCGCGGCATACGTCCTCGAGCAGGCCCTCGCCCGTAATGCGACCTTGAGCGTCCCCGATTTCCTAGCCCCGTAA
- a CDS encoding TetR/AcrR family transcriptional regulator, which produces MPRASAAAAAATKRQILTSATELFASDGYADVSLDDVAQAANVTRGAIYHHYGSKIGLFRSVAAQLQSNIAAEVEAAAHEAGKEPHAQLRAGCHAFLDAITVGPAARVLLVDAPSVIGWDQWRKLDAENSAALLREVLAQAGVSASQLGAMTAQLSGAMNEAALWVGQQPENDTARQSAHQVLDRLLDAVAS; this is translated from the coding sequence ATGCCCCGAGCCTCCGCCGCCGCCGCGGCCGCCACCAAACGCCAGATCCTCACCTCGGCGACCGAGCTATTCGCATCAGATGGCTATGCCGACGTCTCCCTGGATGATGTCGCGCAGGCCGCCAACGTGACCAGAGGAGCGATCTACCATCATTACGGCAGCAAAATAGGCCTGTTCCGTTCCGTCGCCGCGCAACTTCAGTCCAATATCGCCGCTGAAGTCGAAGCTGCGGCGCACGAGGCTGGCAAGGAGCCCCACGCCCAGTTGCGAGCCGGTTGCCACGCATTCCTGGATGCCATCACGGTCGGGCCAGCCGCTCGGGTGCTGCTAGTGGACGCGCCGTCGGTGATCGGCTGGGACCAGTGGCGCAAACTCGACGCGGAGAATTCAGCGGCCCTCCTCCGGGAGGTACTCGCCCAGGCGGGCGTGAGTGCTAGCCAGCTCGGAGCGATGACCGCCCAGCTTTCCGGGGCGATGAACGAGGCTGCACTTTGGGTCGGGCAACAGCCCGAGAACGACACAGCCAGGCAGAGCGCTCACCAAGTCCTAGACCGGCTCCTCGACGCAGTCGCCTCGTGA
- a CDS encoding VOC family protein: protein MSVTSFYPVLMANDVATTAAFYRDKLGFHVTFDSSWYVSLQLGAFELAILDPSHETVPAGFGTGTQGLVLNLEVDDVDAMYTNFSGEDGPRLVLPLRDEDFGQRHFIVEGPGGVLIDVIQPIPPTAEFADAYAPGVAAS from the coding sequence ATGTCCGTCACCAGCTTCTACCCGGTCCTCATGGCAAACGATGTGGCTACCACAGCCGCCTTCTACCGGGACAAACTTGGATTCCACGTCACTTTTGACAGCAGTTGGTACGTCAGCCTTCAACTGGGCGCATTCGAGTTGGCCATCCTTGACCCCTCGCATGAGACAGTTCCGGCGGGCTTTGGAACAGGAACCCAGGGACTGGTTCTCAACCTGGAAGTGGACGACGTCGACGCGATGTATACGAACTTCAGCGGCGAAGACGGCCCACGCCTGGTCCTGCCATTGCGAGACGAGGATTTTGGGCAGCGGCATTTTATTGTGGAGGGTCCCGGTGGCGTGTTGATCGATGTGATTCAGCCAATCCCGCCCACAGCGGAGTTCGCCGATGCCTACGCGCCCGGAGTCGCCGCCAGCTGA
- a CDS encoding CBS domain-containing protein, producing MTIARDIMHAGATCVGIDQTAAEAARMMADLDVGSLPICGNDDKLKGMVTDRDLVLKVMAAGKNPAECSVSELSNGQLVYAKADDTVDTVISTLTAHQIRRLPIIDEGTLVGMIAISDLARHLDDRRLGELVEAVSQN from the coding sequence ATGACGATCGCACGCGACATCATGCATGCAGGGGCCACCTGCGTAGGCATCGACCAGACCGCCGCCGAAGCTGCCCGAATGATGGCGGACTTGGATGTGGGTTCGCTTCCCATCTGCGGAAACGACGACAAACTTAAAGGCATGGTGACCGACCGAGACCTCGTGCTGAAGGTCATGGCCGCTGGCAAGAACCCCGCAGAGTGCTCCGTGTCGGAGCTGAGTAATGGTCAGCTCGTCTATGCCAAGGCAGACGATACCGTGGACACGGTCATCTCAACGTTGACCGCCCACCAGATCCGGCGGCTACCCATCATTGACGAGGGGACCTTGGTCGGAATGATCGCCATTTCCGATCTCGCCCGGCACCTGGATGACCGCCGCTTGGGCGAACTTGTCGAGGCGGTGTCGCAAAACTAG
- a CDS encoding SigB/SigF/SigG family RNA polymerase sigma factor, with protein MIDRCQKLKRRAHSARYEHLRPLFYELAGLPPEDPRRSRLREELVTGFIPVAENIAGRFAGRGVPRDDLEQVAAVGLIHAIDRFDPHRGTNFLSYAIPTMTGEVRRYFRDCTWTVRVPRRVKELYLLLNQAEQELTQRLGYTANVSELARYLDISEQSITETLAVCLACRAESLDAPPRFGREGATLADRLGSADQAIEDVDNHETLMPLLHRLPQRERRILALRFVHELTQTQIAEQVGLSQMHVSRLLEHALKNLRVEMVDA; from the coding sequence ATGATAGATAGATGCCAAAAGCTCAAACGACGTGCGCACTCGGCCCGGTACGAGCACCTCAGGCCCCTCTTCTATGAACTGGCGGGACTCCCACCAGAAGACCCCCGGCGCTCGCGATTGAGAGAGGAGCTGGTCACCGGATTCATACCGGTAGCCGAGAACATCGCCGGACGATTCGCAGGTCGCGGAGTTCCTCGCGATGACCTCGAGCAAGTGGCGGCAGTGGGCCTCATTCACGCCATCGACCGATTCGACCCCCACCGAGGCACTAACTTTCTCTCCTACGCGATCCCCACCATGACCGGAGAAGTCCGGCGGTACTTCCGTGACTGCACATGGACTGTGCGCGTACCCCGGCGCGTCAAGGAGCTATATTTGCTCCTCAACCAGGCTGAACAAGAGCTAACCCAGCGGCTGGGGTACACCGCGAACGTCTCGGAACTGGCCCGATATCTGGATATCAGCGAACAAAGCATCACCGAAACCCTCGCCGTGTGTCTAGCCTGCCGGGCCGAATCGCTCGACGCGCCGCCCCGCTTTGGGCGCGAAGGAGCCACGCTCGCCGACCGGTTGGGCAGCGCCGACCAGGCCATTGAAGATGTGGACAACCACGAGACGCTGATGCCGCTGCTGCATCGGCTCCCGCAGCGCGAACGCCGCATCCTGGCTTTGCGGTTCGTGCATGAGCTAACGCAAACCCAGATCGCCGAGCAGGTTGGCCTATCACAGATGCACGTATCCAGGCTCCTTGAGCATGCTTTGAAGAACCTACGAGTGGAAATGGTCGACGCCTAA
- a CDS encoding acyltransferase family protein, translating into MSSPSSTVNNSSQEPGSQTGSVLSNSDEPRLPTQRAPEGIATPKRFHIPEIEGLRGIAIVLIVIFHVWFNRVSGGVDVFFLLSGFLITLSLIRAAERPGGTDIGRYLSRLVRRITPPALIVLAGVVVMAIIWLPKSRWGDTFGDVLSSAFFIANWRLAENSVDYLASQNSASMVQHYWSLGVQAQFYLLWPLVISAAILAVKLLGDRVPGLTLRRAAAVTIGLVFVASFAWSLHQTATDQTYAYFDTRARLWEFALGGLLFLALPYLRCGRRWAAILAWLGIAALVSCGIVFTGAEFPGFAALVPTLGGAAIIAAAVAQPHTTAGSLLRSAPLQRLGQLSFSLYLWHWPVLVTYLVMTGEERPGLLSGLGIVAVSILLAQGTHLLLEVRLPATGIGQKTVRGGFALGATCLVVVMLAVTAWFSIIEGERKRIEALSADAANYPGAQQLANTAQTTSNAPLIPSFLDAHLDDELELRDECSQNIVGKAVKFCELGSEDPEYTIAIIGASKTWQWVPAFLQFHEEHNWRIIPMTKNACHFSAYEQIYRGEVYEDCNEWNDRVMDELAQLRPDAVFATANRVDEHGEYTDEGYIARWEQLDDMGIDVFAIRDTPRPGFDVPECVEANGITSLECARDRDDIYPLQEPEVATEFDVPDNVRFIDLIDYVCGDQVCPPVVGNILVYQDTTHITATYMRTLAPYLEAELVATIDGQTG; encoded by the coding sequence GTGTCAAGTCCTTCCTCCACTGTGAATAACTCCAGCCAAGAACCGGGCAGCCAAACCGGTTCCGTCCTGTCCAACTCCGACGAACCTCGCCTTCCAACCCAGCGTGCGCCGGAGGGCATTGCCACGCCCAAACGCTTCCACATTCCCGAAATCGAGGGCCTTCGCGGCATCGCCATCGTCCTCATCGTGATCTTTCACGTGTGGTTCAACCGGGTCTCTGGCGGCGTCGACGTGTTCTTTCTGCTCTCGGGTTTCCTCATCACCCTGAGCCTGATCCGGGCCGCCGAACGCCCCGGCGGCACCGACATTGGCCGCTACCTCAGCCGACTAGTTCGACGCATCACTCCACCAGCATTGATCGTGCTGGCCGGGGTCGTGGTCATGGCGATCATCTGGCTGCCTAAATCCCGCTGGGGCGACACCTTCGGCGATGTCCTCAGTTCGGCCTTCTTTATCGCCAACTGGCGGCTGGCCGAAAACTCCGTGGACTACCTCGCCTCGCAAAACAGTGCCAGCATGGTGCAACATTACTGGTCCCTAGGCGTCCAGGCCCAGTTCTACCTCCTGTGGCCGTTGGTGATCTCAGCCGCGATTCTGGCGGTGAAGTTGCTGGGCGACCGGGTACCAGGCTTGACGCTGCGTCGCGCTGCGGCAGTGACGATCGGACTGGTCTTCGTCGCCTCCTTCGCCTGGTCGCTCCACCAGACGGCCACCGACCAAACCTATGCCTACTTTGACACCCGAGCCCGGCTATGGGAGTTCGCCCTTGGCGGGCTCTTGTTCCTAGCCTTGCCATACCTGCGCTGTGGCCGCCGCTGGGCCGCCATATTGGCCTGGCTCGGCATAGCCGCCCTGGTCAGCTGCGGCATCGTCTTCACCGGAGCTGAGTTCCCCGGATTCGCCGCCCTCGTCCCCACCCTGGGCGGAGCCGCGATCATCGCCGCCGCAGTCGCCCAACCACACACCACCGCCGGTTCGCTGCTGCGATCCGCGCCGCTACAGCGCCTGGGCCAACTGTCATTCTCCCTCTACCTATGGCACTGGCCGGTCCTGGTGACATACCTCGTCATGACTGGGGAAGAACGACCTGGACTACTCAGCGGCCTCGGCATAGTCGCGGTGTCAATACTGCTGGCACAAGGCACCCACCTCCTGCTCGAAGTGCGGCTCCCGGCAACAGGGATCGGGCAAAAAACCGTGCGGGGCGGATTCGCCCTCGGCGCAACCTGCCTCGTTGTCGTCATGCTTGCCGTCACCGCATGGTTCTCGATCATCGAAGGCGAACGCAAACGCATCGAAGCGCTGTCAGCCGATGCCGCGAACTACCCGGGGGCCCAACAACTAGCCAACACCGCCCAAACCACGAGCAACGCCCCCCTCATCCCCTCCTTCCTCGACGCGCACCTAGACGACGAGCTGGAGTTGCGCGACGAATGCAGTCAGAACATCGTCGGTAAGGCCGTCAAATTCTGCGAACTTGGCTCCGAAGACCCCGAATACACCATCGCCATCATCGGCGCCTCCAAGACCTGGCAGTGGGTACCCGCCTTCCTCCAATTCCACGAAGAACACAACTGGCGCATCATCCCCATGACAAAGAACGCCTGCCACTTCAGCGCCTACGAGCAGATCTATCGCGGCGAGGTGTACGAGGACTGCAACGAATGGAACGACCGCGTCATGGACGAGCTGGCCCAGCTGCGACCCGATGCCGTGTTCGCCACCGCCAACCGGGTCGACGAACACGGTGAATACACCGACGAGGGCTATATCGCCCGCTGGGAGCAGCTCGATGACATGGGCATTGACGTATTCGCCATCCGCGATACGCCCCGGCCCGGATTCGACGTCCCCGAATGCGTCGAGGCCAACGGGATCACCTCGCTGGAATGCGCCCGCGACCGCGACGATATCTACCCGCTCCAAGAGCCAGAAGTCGCCACGGAATTCGACGTACCCGACAACGTGCGGTTCATTGACCTCATCGACTACGTGTGTGGAGATCAGGTGTGCCCGCCAGTGGTGGGCAACATCCTCGTCTACCAAGACACCACCCACATCACCGCCACCTATATGCGCACCCTCGCCCCCTACCTGGAAGCCGAACTCGTGGCCACCATTGACGGTCAAACAGGCTGA